In a genomic window of Variovorax paradoxus:
- a CDS encoding amidohydrolase family protein — protein sequence MPTRFGRIYRPDEAWLSRADSEPVLDPDLAIVDAHHHLWDLPDYTYLLPQFLADVNTGHRVVGTVFNECHAMYRLEGPPHLKSVGEVEFANGMAAMCASGVYGRALVNAGIVGFADLLSDRFEEVLELQCRYGGGRFRGVRYAGSWDSDPNIGSSHSGSGPGLYKQHRFQRAVRRLGQLGLSFDAGVLHTQLNDVAELAAACPDTSIVLCHVGSPTCYGRFRNHASEVFSSWKDGMSVLARHENISVKLGGLIIRLPAYDFGRHDRPLDSTSLARLWQPYMSHSVDVFGPGRCMLESNFPVDKIGVGYRTLWNAYKRVFSDYEPSEKEALFSKTATRVYRLSLN from the coding sequence TTGCCCACACGATTCGGCCGGATCTACAGACCTGACGAGGCATGGCTTAGTCGTGCCGATTCGGAGCCGGTGCTGGATCCTGACTTGGCGATCGTCGATGCGCACCACCATCTCTGGGACCTCCCCGATTACACCTATTTGTTGCCGCAATTTTTAGCAGATGTGAACACAGGGCACCGCGTCGTTGGAACGGTCTTCAATGAATGCCATGCGATGTACCGGTTGGAGGGGCCGCCGCACCTGAAGTCGGTAGGCGAAGTGGAGTTTGCGAACGGCATGGCGGCAATGTGCGCGAGCGGCGTCTACGGACGGGCTCTTGTCAATGCAGGGATTGTGGGGTTCGCGGACTTGTTGAGCGACCGATTTGAAGAGGTCCTCGAGTTGCAGTGCAGGTACGGTGGCGGAAGGTTCAGGGGCGTGCGCTATGCAGGCAGTTGGGACAGCGACCCCAACATCGGGTCGAGTCATTCTGGTTCTGGGCCAGGGTTATATAAGCAACATCGGTTCCAGCGGGCTGTGAGGCGGCTGGGCCAACTAGGTCTGTCCTTTGACGCAGGCGTCTTACATACACAGCTAAATGACGTCGCTGAGTTGGCAGCAGCATGCCCCGACACCTCGATCGTGCTTTGTCATGTGGGCTCGCCAACCTGCTATGGACGATTCCGCAACCATGCTTCCGAAGTGTTTTCTAGCTGGAAGGATGGGATGAGCGTGCTGGCGCGACACGAGAACATATCGGTAAAGCTAGGCGGATTGATCATTCGTTTGCCTGCTTATGATTTTGGGCGGCATGACAGGCCATTAGATTCCACCTCCCTCGCTCGCCTCTGGCAGCCATACATGTCACATAGCGTTGACGTCTTCGGCCCCGGACGCTGCATGCTCGAGAGCAACTTTCCGGTGGACAAGATCGGCGTGGGATACCGCACGCTGTGGAACGCTTACAAGAGAGTGTTCTCCGATTACGAGCCATCCGAGAAGGAAGCTCTATTCAGTAAAACCGCTACTCGCGTGTATCGACTATCCCTCAACTGA
- a CDS encoding TauD/TfdA family dioxygenase, which yields MNTSTEATRTAPHSDDFQIEALSPVMGASIRGLDVSIPLSEKIVERLKQLLLDYKVLCFREQHLSLDAQLAFTRCWGTPLEHTMADQLAGVRNHVQIATNVGPDGKPNGKNPVATAMRWHTDRSWRPDPALATLLYGVETPRTGGETRFCNTSKAYEALSPAMKLLIDGLRVVHSVAYSRRAAGGPEATKYELHIGQPTPHPLVRRHPETGEKAIFLGSHAWMIEGMSEEDSRTIIDELMAFTTQDAFVYQHPWRRHDLVIWDNRCTLHAATPYDTAREVRITHRTVVQGEPTLQSEQA from the coding sequence ATGAACACAAGCACTGAAGCAACGAGGACTGCGCCCCATTCTGACGACTTTCAAATTGAAGCTCTGAGCCCTGTGATGGGTGCATCAATCCGCGGTTTGGACGTGTCTATTCCTCTTTCTGAAAAGATAGTCGAAAGGCTTAAGCAGCTGCTCCTGGACTACAAAGTCCTTTGCTTTCGCGAGCAGCATCTGTCGCTTGATGCGCAATTGGCTTTTACTCGGTGCTGGGGAACTCCGCTAGAACACACGATGGCGGACCAGCTCGCTGGAGTGCGTAACCACGTGCAGATTGCTACGAACGTCGGCCCGGATGGAAAGCCCAATGGAAAAAACCCTGTCGCTACGGCAATGCGGTGGCATACGGATAGGTCCTGGCGTCCGGACCCGGCCTTGGCAACGCTGCTATATGGTGTTGAGACTCCTCGAACGGGCGGAGAGACACGCTTCTGCAACACGTCCAAGGCTTACGAGGCTTTGTCTCCGGCCATGAAACTTCTGATTGATGGCTTACGTGTTGTCCACTCAGTGGCTTATTCGCGTCGTGCAGCTGGCGGACCTGAGGCCACGAAGTACGAATTGCACATCGGCCAGCCGACGCCGCATCCCTTGGTGCGACGGCATCCGGAGACCGGTGAAAAGGCCATCTTTCTTGGCAGCCATGCCTGGATGATCGAAGGAATGTCTGAGGAAGACAGTAGGACTATCATCGACGAGCTGATGGCGTTCACTACTCAAGACGCATTCGTATATCAGCATCCTTGGCGCCGCCACGATCTGGTCATTTGGGACAACCGTTGCACGTTGCATGCGGCCACGCCGTATGACACGGCGCGCGAGGTCCGCATTACCCATCGTACCGTCGTCCAGGGCGAACCCACCTTGCAGAGTGAGCAAGCGTGA
- a CDS encoding SDR family oxidoreductase, with protein MINTFEINLASAVVPVTGAASGIGLAICKCLRGLGATPLLLDKDEDLLRKSVTEVFGSEDKLHERRCYAVDVTNSSQIDECFNQIELDHGPVTHAVANAGISMNASVLEISDEDWHKVLDVNLHGVMYFCRAAARQLTRRQSGAIVAMSSIAGFQARQSRLSYAASKAAVVNLARALALDLAPYGVRVNSVAPGVTDTPMQRLNPGFRESMSAIVPLGRAGTPSEVANVVAFLLSEMSAYITGETIVVDGGLTARYR; from the coding sequence ATGATTAATACGTTTGAGATAAATTTAGCATCCGCTGTCGTGCCTGTCACGGGTGCCGCGTCCGGTATCGGTCTAGCCATCTGCAAGTGCTTGCGGGGCTTGGGAGCGACGCCGCTTCTGTTAGACAAAGACGAAGATCTGTTGCGAAAAAGTGTGACGGAGGTGTTCGGTAGCGAGGACAAGCTCCACGAACGTCGCTGCTATGCGGTAGATGTGACGAATTCATCGCAGATTGACGAATGCTTTAATCAGATCGAGCTAGATCATGGTCCAGTGACTCACGCAGTGGCGAATGCTGGTATCAGCATGAATGCAAGTGTGCTCGAGATCTCCGACGAGGATTGGCACAAGGTGTTGGACGTGAACCTGCATGGCGTCATGTACTTCTGTCGCGCGGCTGCTAGGCAGTTGACGCGCCGACAGTCAGGCGCGATCGTCGCCATGTCATCGATCGCAGGATTCCAAGCCAGGCAAAGTCGGTTGAGTTACGCCGCTTCCAAGGCCGCCGTGGTGAACTTGGCGCGTGCATTGGCTCTTGACTTGGCGCCGTACGGGGTACGTGTCAATTCAGTTGCTCCGGGTGTGACGGACACGCCCATGCAGCGTCTGAATCCAGGATTTCGCGAATCGATGAGTGCCATAGTGCCGTTAGGCCGCGCGGGTACGCCAAGTGAAGTTGCGAACGTAGTGGCCTTTCTTCTTTCGGAAATGTCGGCCTATATCACGGGCGAAACTATCGTGGTGGACGGCGGCTTAACAGCGAGATATCGGTAG